GGGCGATATCCGCATGCACCCAAAGAGTGGTCATAAGTCGCCAGATTTCGCCTTTTTTATAAACAAGGTCCTGGGTGGCCGCGAGCGGGTTGGCATCGGGATGAATCCATGACCAATAGGATCCTGCGAAAAAGAGGAGAAGGAGCAGCACTGCAGGCCAAAGGCTCGCAGGATCAGGCCTTTGCCCCAAAGGATGCTGGCGCAGATCCGTGTGGCGAATGATATCGTCCTCGCGCTCTTCACCAAAGTCAGGATGCAGAACGCGCGCACGCGCATAATGGGGGCGACGGGGACGGGGCCATTGAGGATGTTCAGATTCCGGAAGCGCCATAAACAGTTCCTTTCAGGGAAAACGCCTGTTTCCCTAATGTAAGACCACTTGGAATTTTGTCAAACCCGGGTCCGACTTGTTATGATAGGAAGGCACCACCGCCAGGGGGCCTTATGTTCTTCAATCCAAAAGTATCGGTGACTTACAATGTGCGCCTGAAGAGGGCCCGCGCCCAATTTCGCGTGGGGGACTGCCTGAAGTCGCGGCGTCCCCCGGCCGACGCTTTGGATAAGGCCCGGGAAAAGCTGGAAGAGGAACTGGAAGATGGGCACATCGAATACTTCGAAGTCTTTGAAAAGAAATTCCTTGCGCTCTGGCAGCATATTCGGGCTCATGCGGACACTCTTTCGCCAGATAAGGAACTTCGTTTCACCCTGGCCCAGGGCGCCCGCGCTTACAGCGAAATTTTGGTGCAAAAGTCACGAATTCCCGCGCAACTGGCGCTTTTGAGCTGTCGTCTTTCCGAGCGGAAGGCGAAAAATCTTTTCTTCAGCGCCTTTGTCTTTCATATCGTGCGCCAGCTGCAGAATCTCGGAATTCATGACAAGGTGGATGGGGCGCAGCTGCGTTTCATCTATCTGCTCATGAAAGCTGGGCAGCAGATTGAGCAGTGGCCACTGAAGGCTGCGCCGCATGCAGAACTTTATCCGCGGCAGAAAATGCTGGTGGAAAGGGATGGGCAGCATCATTATGTGGCCCTGCACATTTTTGATGCGCGGCTGCTGCAGGATGAGGCGAAATGCGAGAAGATCTATAACCATGCGTTCAGTTCGCTGAAGGATGGAAACCCGGACGCGCTCACCTGGCTGAAAGAACATACGATTGAAAAACTGCGGTCCCTGCATAACAAGGTCCAGTCCGTGGGCTTTGGTCTGCCTTATAGCCTTCTGATTGCCTACGACAGGCAGTACGTCCTCGATCACCAGGAGCATCATGAGGAAAAGCCAGCGATCAAGGACAGCGGCAGCGAGGAGCTGCCTCGTTGGAAGGTGCGGGTCGGGGCTTTGATGCGCCGACAGAAAAGTGATTACATCGAGCTGGAGGTGGACGCCCAGCGCATGACGGCGGTCGTGAAGCAGATTCATCCGAAGGCCCTGGCCACGGTCAAGGATCAGCTGACCAGCGACTGGCTTTTGCATGAATGCCACAAGCAGGGCGTGGTCTTTGGTTATGAAAAATTCTTGGATGCGATTGTTGAGGCTTTAAAGAGCGGAAAAAACCCTGTCGGCATGCGCATGGCGGAAGGCGAGCCCGCCAGACCCGGCAGCAAAACTTATCTGCATCTTTCCCATCGTGATCCTCCGGTTTTGCGGGAAGGGCAGAGCGATGATGTGCGCGAGCGGCAGAATTCACGCCTGGCGCGTGCAGGGCAATTGATCGCGGAAGTTCGCTATGATGATGGCGTGCCGGGACGGAATGTTTTTGGCGAGGATATTCATGCGGTCGGTTCAGCCTTGGAGGCGCGTATCACGGCCGGTGAATCGGTGCAGCTGGAAGGGCCTGGACGATTTATGGCGGTGCGCGATGGGCTGATTGAAATGGATGGGAATACGCTGCAGATAGTCCAGACTTATGTGCATAAAGGTTCGGTTAATCTATCAACCGGGAATCTTGCCTTTGATGGGGCCGTGGTGGTGAAGGGGGATATCGAGGCCGGGGCCACGGTCGCGGTGAAGGGTTCGCTTCTGGTGGAGGGCGTGATCGGTCACGCGACGGTGAAGGTGGGACGGGATCTGGAGGTGACGGGCGGCGTGATCACATCGCAGGATGGGATCGTGGTCGTCGGCGGAACATGCGTGGCGCAATTCGTGGAAAATTCCCGTCTTCATGTGAAAGGTGGCCTTGAGGTTCAAAAATCCATACTGAATAGTGAAGTCGTGTGCGGCGGGCCTTTGGTTGTTCGGGATCCTGCGCGCGGGGTGATCAGCGGCGGGGCGATCAGCTGCTGGAATGCGATGGCCGTGAGGCATCTGGGAATGGCTCAGGGTCAGAATACGGTTTGTCGCATCGGAACGAATTATGCGACCGAGGTTCGCTGGCAGCGGATGAATCAGAGACTGCGCCACGTCCAGGATTACAAGGAAACGGTGAGCAGGCAGCTGAAGGATATCAATACCACCGGGCAGGGACGCAAGGCCGCCGAGGCCCAGCAGCAGCAACAGGCCCTGCAGCAAAGGCTTCAGAAGGCGGAAAAAGTGCTGGCGCATGTCCAAAAGCGCCGGGATCTTTTGGAGAAGCAGATGAAGTGGAACCCGAACGCGACGCTCGTTGTGCGTGGAATATTGGACAAAAACGTGGCGATACATGCGGCGGGGAAGCTGGTCAAAAGCGTGCAGAACCTCTCGGGCGTGCTGGTAACCGCTTCGCCTTATCGCGGATCCTCGATCCATGACTTAAATGTTTGGGATGAGTTTCACAAGGCATGGCCTGAATCGCGTTTGGCGGATGTTTCGTAGACCATGAAGAATTCGAAACCTCCCCATATCTCTCTGGATCCCTCCGGGCTTTCTGGATAAGGTGAGCGCCTTGTCGATCAAAAAACTCGGAGTATCTTATGCCCATCGCCCGACACATCGCCCCCTGTGTCCTTTTCAGCAGTCTCCTGTTCGGCTGCGGCAGCGCGAGCCCCAGCGATTCACAACAAAAGATTTACCAAGGTAAAATTACCAGCGACTATGCTGCCGTTGGCCTTCTGGTCCGCGACGGCAAGCTCTGGTGTTCCGCCACGCTGATCGGCCCCGAGCTGGTTCTGTCCGCGGGTCATTGCTTTGAAGGCAAGAGCGAAAAACCCGCGTCGCTCTTCATCGAATTCAACGGCGGCTCGATTCGCACCCAGGTCACGGATGTCATTGTTCATCCGCAGTACTCGGATTGGTTTGGACGTGTGACGCAGGACTTTGCGCTTCTGAA
This genomic stretch from Oligoflexus sp. harbors:
- a CDS encoding FapA family protein — its product is MFFNPKVSVTYNVRLKRARAQFRVGDCLKSRRPPADALDKAREKLEEELEDGHIEYFEVFEKKFLALWQHIRAHADTLSPDKELRFTLAQGARAYSEILVQKSRIPAQLALLSCRLSERKAKNLFFSAFVFHIVRQLQNLGIHDKVDGAQLRFIYLLMKAGQQIEQWPLKAAPHAELYPRQKMLVERDGQHHYVALHIFDARLLQDEAKCEKIYNHAFSSLKDGNPDALTWLKEHTIEKLRSLHNKVQSVGFGLPYSLLIAYDRQYVLDHQEHHEEKPAIKDSGSEELPRWKVRVGALMRRQKSDYIELEVDAQRMTAVVKQIHPKALATVKDQLTSDWLLHECHKQGVVFGYEKFLDAIVEALKSGKNPVGMRMAEGEPARPGSKTYLHLSHRDPPVLREGQSDDVRERQNSRLARAGQLIAEVRYDDGVPGRNVFGEDIHAVGSALEARITAGESVQLEGPGRFMAVRDGLIEMDGNTLQIVQTYVHKGSVNLSTGNLAFDGAVVVKGDIEAGATVAVKGSLLVEGVIGHATVKVGRDLEVTGGVITSQDGIVVVGGTCVAQFVENSRLHVKGGLEVQKSILNSEVVCGGPLVVRDPARGVISGGAISCWNAMAVRHLGMAQGQNTVCRIGTNYATEVRWQRMNQRLRHVQDYKETVSRQLKDINTTGQGRKAAEAQQQQQALQQRLQKAEKVLAHVQKRRDLLEKQMKWNPNATLVVRGILDKNVAIHAAGKLVKSVQNLSGVLVTASPYRGSSIHDLNVWDEFHKAWPESRLADVS